The following coding sequences lie in one Primulina huaijiensis isolate GDHJ02 chromosome 2, ASM1229523v2, whole genome shotgun sequence genomic window:
- the LOC140971441 gene encoding lycopene epsilon cyclase, chloroplastic, which yields MECVTARNMGAMVVSIYPFTSTLHINSLRYEMGFPINRYSSCVSAGLRVRCRGTSAGSESCLALPVKEDFADEEDYVKAGGSELFFVQMQRNKDMDQQSKLSDKLPRISTEDNILDLVVIGCGPAGLALAAESAKLGLNVGLIGPDLPFTNNYGVWEDEFKDLGLERCIEHAWRDTIVYLDDSEPIFIGRAYGRVSRHLLHEELLKRCVESGVSYLSAKVDNIVEASSGHRLVECEGNIVISCRLATVASGAASGKLLEYEVGGPRVSVQTAYGVEVEVENNPYDPGVMVFMDYRDFMKNQGKCLEAQYPTFLYAMPMTPTRVFFEETCLASKDAMPFDLLKNKLMSRLETMGVRIVRTYEEEWSYIPVGGSLPNTEQKNLAFGAAASMVHPATGYSVVRSLSEAPKYASVIANVLKQCHVKSILVNAKIFENISMQAWNALWPLERKRQRSFFLFGLALILELDIEGIRTFFHTFFRLPKWMSQGFLGSTLSSADLLLFAFYMFVISPNDLRKSLVKHLLSDPTGAIMVKTYLTI from the exons ATGGAGTGTGTTACAGCAAGAAACATGGGAGCAATGGTGGTCTCTATTTACCCATTCACTAGTACTTTGCATATAAATAGCCTGAGATATGAAATGGGCTTTCCTATAAATAGATACAGTTCGTGTGTATCAGCTGGCCTGAGAGTGAGGTGTAGGGGTACGAGTGCTGGGAGCGAGAGCTGTTTGGCTTTGCCTGTGAAAGAAGATTTTGCTGATGAAGAAGATTATGTGAAGGCTGGTGGGTCCGAGCTTTTTTTTGTCCAAATGCAGCGGAACAAGGACATGGATCAGCAATCCAAGCTTTCGGATAAG TTACCAAGAATATCAACGGAAGATAATATACTGGATTTGGTGGTAATTGGCTGTGGACCTGCTGGCCTAGCTCTTGCTGCTGAGTCAGCTAAGCTAGGCCTGAATGTTGGGCTTATAGGTCCTGATCTTCCCTTCACAAATAACTATGGTGTGTGGGAAGATGAATTCAAAG ATCTTGGGCTTGAGCGGTGCATTGAGCATGCCTGGCGGGACACCATTGTATATCTGGATGACAGTGAACCTATTTTTATTGGTCGTGCGTATGGACGTGTTAGCCGACATTTGCTCCATGAAGAGTTATTGAAAAG GTGTGTTGAGTCAGGTGTATCCTATCTTAGTGCAAAGGTCGATAATATCGTTGAAGCTTCAAGTGGCCATAGACTTGTTGAATGCGAAGGAAATATTGTGATTTCCTGCAG GCTCGCCACTGTTGCGTCTGGAGCAGCCTCTGGGAAACTCTTAGAATATGAAGTTGGGGGTCCAAGAGTTTCCGTCCAGACAGCTTATGGAGTTGAAGTCGAG GTGGAAAACAATCCCTATGATCCTGGTGTGATGGTTTTCATGGATTACAGAGATTTCATGAAAAACCAAGGTAAATGTCTAGAAGCACAGTATCCAACATTTCTGTACGCCATGCCTATGACCCCAACAAGAGTTTTCTTTGAG GAAACTTGTTTAGCATCAAAAGATGCAATGCCTTTTGATCTACTGAAAAATAAGCTCATGTCTAGGCTTGAGACGATGGGTGTACGCATTGTGAGGACTTACGAAGAG GAGTGGTCTTATATCCCAGTTGGCGGTTCCCTGCCAAATACTGAGCAGAAGAACCTCGCCTTTGGTGCTGCTGCTAGCATGGTCCATCCGGCCACAG GCTACTCAGTCGTGAGATCATTATCAGAGGCTCCAAAATATGCGTCTGTTATTGCGAACGTTTTGAAACAATGCCATGTTAAGAGCATTCTTGTCAATGCAAAGATTTTCGAGAACATCTCAATGCAAG CTTGGAATGCTCTTTGGCCACTGGAACGAAAACGGCAACGATCATTTTTCCTCTTTGGACTGGCTCTTATATTGGAATTGGATATTGAAGGCATAAGGACATTCTTCCACACATTCTTCCGTCTGCCAAAATG GATGTCACAGGGATTTCTTGGTTCTACATTGTCCTCTGCAGACCTCTTACTATTCGCCTTCTATATGTTTGTTATATCACCCAATGACTTGAGAAAGTCCCTTGTCAAGCATCTTCTATCTGATCCTACTGGTGCTATTATGGTCAAAACATATCTTACTATATAA
- the LOC140961378 gene encoding uncharacterized protein isoform X3, with product MEKAMEVEEDLGSSFTQEKVAAAKNFIENHFKSHMKGMQQRRQRRLMLEKVLANSGVSEEEQMNILKDLERKETEYMRLKRHKISVDDFELLTIIGRGAFGEVRLCREKKSGDIYAMKKLKKSEMLSRGQVEHVKAERNLLAEVASPYIVKLYCSFQDSEYLYLVMEYLPGGDIMTLLIREEHLTETVAKFYIAQSVLAIESIHKHNYIHRDIKPDNLLLDKNGHMKLSDFGLCKPLDCSNLTPINENEQMNEENFKGLVDANECLPDKGDGSHWKSCLEQLQHWQMNRRTLAFSTVGTPDYIAPEVLLKKGYGIECDWWSLGAIMYEMLVGHPPFYSDDPITTCRKIVHWRNHLKFPDEARLTPEAKNLIRRLICDVELRLGSHGADEIKTHSWFKDIKWDKLYEMEAAYKPEVNGELDTQNFMKYDEVDPPPIKSSSGAWRKLRNPKDLSFVGYTYRNFEAIKGTKSLGDHAVDYTS from the exons ATGGAGAAGGCAATGGAGGTGGAGGAAGATTTGGGGTCAAGTTTCACCCAGGAAAAAGTCGCGGCGGCTAAGAATTTCATCGAGAATCATTTCAAAAGCCATATGAAAGGCATGCAGCAACGCAGGCAAAG GCGTCTCATGCTAGAGAAGGTATTAGCTAATTCAGGTGTTTCCGAGGAAGAgcaaatgaatattttgaaaGACTTGGAGCGCAAAGAGACGGAATATATGCGGCTTAAGCGGCACAAGATTTCAGTCGATGATTTTGAGCTCTTGACCATTATCGGGAGAGGAGCCTTTGGAGAG GTTAGACTGTGCCGGGAAAAAAAATCTGGTGACATATATGCGATGAAGAAGTTGAAAAAGTCAGAAATGCTTAGTAGGGGACAG GTTGAACATGTGAAAGCTGAGAGGAATTTGTTAGCTGAGGTGGCCAGTCCATACATTGTGAAACTTTATTGTTCATTTCAAGATTCAGAATACTTATATTTGGTAATGGAATACCTACCTGGTGGAGACATTATGACATTACTCATAAGAGAAGAGCACTTAACTGAAACAGTAGCTAAATTCTATATTGCACAAAGTGTTCTGGCGATAGAATCCATTCACAAGCATAACTATATCCACAG GGATATTAAACCTGATAACCTTCTGTTGGATAAAAATGGTCACATGAAGCTCTCTGATTTCGGCCTTTGCAAGCCTCTCGACTGCTCAAATTTGACTCCCATAAATGAAAATGAACAGATGAATGAAGAGAACTTTAAGGGACTAGTTGATGCCAATGAATGCTTACCTGATAAGGGAGATGGAAGTCATTGGAAGAGTTGTCTTGAGCAATTGCAGCATTGGCAAATGAATAGGAGAACACTG GCATTTTCAACTGTCGGCACGCCTGATTATATTGCTCCAGAAGTATTATTGAAAAAAGGCTATGGGATCGAGTGTGATTG GTGGTCTCTAGGTGCCATTATGTATGAGATGCTTGTTGGTCACCCCCCATTCTATTCTGATGATCCAATAACAACATGTAGAAAG ATTGTGCACTGGagaaatcatttaaaatttccAGATGAAGCAAGGCTAACTCCTGAAGCAAAGAACCTGATCCGAAGGTTAATCTGTGACGTTGAATTAAGGCTAGGCTCTCATGGGGCAGATGAAATAAAG ACTCATTCATGGTTCAAAGATATTAAGTGGGACAAACTTTATGAGATGGAAGCAGCATATAAACCAGAGGTTAATGGGGAACTTGATACTcagaattttatgaaatatgaCGAG GTGGATCCGCCGCCAATAAAATCTAGTTCAGGGGCTTGGAGGAAG